A window of the Fuscovulum sp. genome harbors these coding sequences:
- a CDS encoding ABC transporter ATP-binding protein yields the protein MTLLHLENLTVKRGECPVLEGISLTVGQGEFVGLIGPNGAGKTTLLRAALGLLPHLGRSNLSTLSPQDRARIAAFLPQAREIAWPVTVDSIVALGRVPHHAGLLRAQDQAAIDRALDRMGLTGFRGRTATALSGGEQARVLIARALAQETPLLLADEPVAGLDPAAQIRTMQVFADLAAEGRSVIASVHDLGLAARHCTRLIMLETGRIAADGPPRDVLSDALLARVFGVQGFHTETPHGPVFQPLSVTR from the coding sequence ATGACCCTGCTGCACCTTGAAAACCTGACCGTGAAGCGCGGAGAATGCCCGGTCTTGGAGGGCATTTCTCTGACGGTGGGGCAGGGGGAGTTCGTGGGTCTGATCGGCCCCAACGGCGCGGGCAAGACAACGCTTTTGCGCGCCGCTTTGGGCCTGCTGCCGCATCTGGGCCGCTCAAATCTCTCCACCCTCTCGCCGCAGGACCGCGCCCGCATCGCCGCTTTCCTGCCGCAGGCCCGCGAAATCGCCTGGCCCGTAACCGTTGACTCCATCGTCGCCCTTGGCCGCGTCCCGCACCACGCGGGTCTGCTGCGCGCGCAGGATCAGGCCGCCATCGACCGCGCGCTGGACCGCATGGGTCTGACGGGCTTTCGCGGACGCACCGCCACCGCACTGTCGGGCGGCGAACAGGCCCGCGTGCTGATCGCCCGCGCACTGGCGCAGGAAACGCCGCTCCTTTTGGCCGATGAACCCGTGGCCGGGCTCGACCCCGCGGCACAGATCCGCACCATGCAGGTCTTTGCCGACCTCGCGGCCGAGGGGCGGTCTGTCATCGCCTCCGTCCATGATCTCGGCCTCGCCGCGCGGCATTGCACGCGCCTCATCATGCTGGAAACGGGTCGCATCGCCGCCGATGGCCCCCCGCGTGACGTGCTGTCCGACGCGCTCCTTGCGCGCGTCTTTGGCGTCCAAGGTTTCCACACGGAAACGCCCCATGGCCCCGTCTTCCAACCGCTTTCCGTCACCCGATGA
- a CDS encoding adenosylcobinamide amidohydrolase — translation MIRASLTRPWLAAHLPRPMRVLSWAPFRPGFATATSVIWREVKNADLPRDFDVESWFAREMQAWPDAVGMLTSRDIGTYHLAGVTVDGITATCLATVGLSNAEAVGTRRPYHSADWGTINLCTAVDAALTETAQLEALSIAVQARTAAVMEAGLTLPTGTATGTGTDCAALACDPGDTRYAGLHTAIGEAVGAATRRAITAAAADWQVWRKAEEERRAAK, via the coding sequence ATGATCCGCGCATCCCTCACCCGCCCCTGGCTTGCCGCCCACCTGCCGCGCCCCATGCGTGTGCTCAGCTGGGCCCCCTTCCGCCCCGGCTTTGCCACCGCCACGTCCGTGATCTGGCGTGAGGTGAAGAACGCCGACCTTCCCCGCGATTTCGATGTTGAATCGTGGTTTGCCCGCGAAATGCAGGCTTGGCCCGATGCCGTGGGTATGCTCACCTCGCGCGATATCGGCACCTACCATCTGGCTGGGGTGACCGTGGACGGCATCACCGCCACTTGCCTCGCCACTGTCGGCCTGTCGAATGCCGAAGCGGTGGGCACCCGCCGCCCCTATCACAGCGCCGATTGGGGCACGATCAACCTCTGCACCGCCGTTGACGCCGCCCTCACGGAAACCGCCCAGCTTGAGGCGCTCTCCATCGCCGTGCAGGCCCGCACCGCCGCGGTGATGGAGGCGGGCCTCACCCTGCCCACGGGCACCGCCACCGGCACCGGCACCGATTGCGCGGCGCTGGCCTGCGATCCGGGCGATACCCGCTATGCCGGCCTACACACAGCCATAGGCGAGGCGGTGGGTGCCGCCACCCGCCGCGCCATCACCGCCGCCGCTGCCGACTGGCAAGTCTGGCGCAAAGCCGAAGAAGAACGCAGGGCCGCGAAATGA